From Pseudodesulfovibrio nedwellii:
TCCGGCGAAATCCTCGGTTCTTTGGCCGATAGCTGGAACGCTGGTATCGTACTTCAGTGTCTGGCCATTGGCGGCCTCATCGCTCTGGTGTCCAAAATGGGTGGAGCAAAAGCCATTGCCGACGCACTGGTCAAACGGGCAAGAACCCCTCGCAGTTCCCAGTTCGTCACCTGGCTCATGGGCCTGTTCATCTTCTTTGATGATTATGCCAACTCCCTGACAGTCGGCCCAATCATGCGCCCGGTTACTGACCGCATGAAAGTTTCCCGCGAAAAACTGGCCTTCATCATCGACGCCACCGCCGCCCCCATTGCAGGTATCGCATTGATCTCCACTTGGGTTGCCTACGAAGTCGGCTTGATCCGCGACGGTTACCAGATGATTCCGATCGACGCCAATGCATACGGCGTTTTCGTCGAGACTATCCCTTTCCGTTTTTACAACATATTCATCTTGGTGTTCATCATCTTCACCATCTGGTTTATGCGTGAATTCGGCCCCATGCACAAAGCGGAAGTCCGCGCCCGCACAGAAGGCAAAGTCATCGCTGACGACGCCACTCCCATGGCTGCTGAAGAATCTTCAAGTCTCGAACCTGTACCCGGTGTGAAGCTTTCCATTTGGAATGCCATCATTCCCATCGGCACCCTGATCGTGACCGCCTTCCTCGGTTTTTACTTCAACGGATATGGCGCCATCGATGATCCAGCTCTTCTGAAATCCATCCAAACTTCTCCGCTGAGCTTCGCCTCCATGCGAGATTGCTTCGGTGCATCCGATGCCTCGGTCGTTTTATTCCAAGCCGCGCTCATCGCCAGCATGGTTGCTATCGGCATGGCTGTCGTGAAAAAGATTCTGCCCGTCAAAGAAGCCATCGAGACATGGGTCACCGGCGTCAAATCCATGAACATCACCGCCGTCATCCTGCTTCTCGCCTGGTCCCTGTCCGGCGTCATCAAGGAACTGGGCACCGCAACCTACCTAGTCAACGTGCTTTCTGATACGCTTCCGGCCTTCCTGTTGCCGTCCATCATCTTCATCCTCGGTTCCATCATATCGTTCGCGACCGGAACCTCTTACGGCACCATGGGTATCCTCATGCCGCTAGCCATTCCCTTGGCCTATGCGCTTCAGGCAGACCCGAACTACGTCATCCTGAACATTGGTTCAGTCTTGACCGGTGCCATCTTCGGTGACCACTGCTCCCCCATCTCAGACACCACTATCCTGTCCTCCATGGGTTCCGCATGTGACCACATCGACCACGTTAAGACGCAGCTCGCTTACGCCTGCACCGTGGCCCTCATCGCTATTGTCGCCGGATACATTCCGGCAGGACTCGGCATGCCAGTCTACATTACCCTGCCTGTCGGCATCGCCATCACTGGCCTCGCCGTCCGTTTCCTGGGCAAAAAAGTCCCGGCATAGCCTCTATCCACAGCACCAAAAAACAACCGCCCGACCAGTCACACTGGTCGGGCGGTTTTCTTTTAGTCACTCAAAAAGAATAAATCAGAAAGAATAACGGTAGTACTTCACATCCACACACATAACCGGAACTCTTTCCGGTAACTGCGCCTTGGTGATTTCCACAAACTCATTCTTCTCATAAAAACGATGGGCAGCGTGATAAACATCCACTGTGCCAAGATAAATTTCCCGGACACCCTTGTCTCTCGACCAATCGATCAAGATCTGCATTAAAGCGGCAGCAACACCATATTTCTTACCGCGATACTCCTTTTTGACAAACATCTTGCGCAAGGCGCACACGCCGTCGCCAGTGTCAAGGAGTGCAATGGTTCCTACCAATTCGTCGCCTTCGAACGCAAGCCAAAAGTTGCCCACTCCCTGCTGATAAAAATCAGAAATAGTTCGTAAGTCTGGCTGTTGATCAGCAGATGTCTGCACACCAAATTCATTAATCTGAATCGTCGTAATAAGGTCGACGATGGAATCTGTGTCGTGATCGCAAAAAGGTATTATTTGCATAGGATTAAATCATTCGCGTTGCGACCCAATCCAACACCATGGCCGGATTAACCGGCACCTGCGTATTCAAAGCTTCCTGAGCCTTGTCGAGCACTAGGCCGATACGCCGAAGGAACGTAAGGTCGTGAGAATTAGCAAGGGTTGATGAAAGCGGTGTCCCGCACGAACCAGACATGGCCTCACGAAGTTCTCGTTGCATACCAAGCACTATCTGCATGGCAAGATGCTTATCCACAGCTCCCTTGGTTGATGTCCGGGCAAACCAGCCGCGTCCTGTCTGCCAGAATGCAACCAACGCCTGCAACCATTCGGCAATCTCAGGCGTGTTTTGTCGTACATCGGGCCAAGCCAAAGTGACAACCCAGGATCGAGAGACCAATGTCTCCAACAACCGCTCACGTTGTGGAGCTGCAAGGACAAAGACGTTGCCGGGGCGAGGTTCTTCAAGGGATTTAAGCAATGCGTTGGCCGCCTCGGTCATGAACATCTGGGCCTCGGCAAAGATGGTCACACGGTAGCCGTCACCATTGGGCGGTTGCCCCCAGGTGGAACGCAATTGACGCACAGGATCAACTTTGATCAGTCCTTCCCGGCCATCAAAAAAAAGAAGGTCATTAAAGGCAAGATCCCCGATTTGCTTACAGGCCGGACAGTGTCCGCACGGAACAGAACCAGACGCACAGTTGAGTCGCATGGCCCAATACAAGGCGAGGGCGACGCGGGAATCCGCGTCGCCACCTTCAATAACGATTGATTGGGGAGGATCATGCGCAATGGCATTGAGGCGTTTCACCGCATGCTCGTGCCCTGCGAGGGCAGCCAGCGGATCACCGTTCAACATCATTGCCATCCTCCTGAACTAAAAGGTCTGAACCCGATCAGGACCAACAGAAACG
This genomic window contains:
- a CDS encoding DNA polymerase III subunit delta' gives rise to the protein MMLNGDPLAALAGHEHAVKRLNAIAHDPPQSIVIEGGDADSRVALALYWAMRLNCASGSVPCGHCPACKQIGDLAFNDLLFFDGREGLIKVDPVRQLRSTWGQPPNGDGYRVTIFAEAQMFMTEAANALLKSLEEPRPGNVFVLAAPQRERLLETLVSRSWVVTLAWPDVRQNTPEIAEWLQALVAFWQTGRGWFARTSTKGAVDKHLAMQIVLGMQRELREAMSGSCGTPLSSTLANSHDLTFLRRIGLVLDKAQEALNTQVPVNPAMVLDWVATRMI
- a CDS encoding Na+/H+ antiporter NhaC family protein codes for the protein MKKLLTLTLACLSVVAFLADPAMAADSSKGAGNAEIFGLLTLIPPVVAIVLAFITKNVVLSLFLGVFSGCFMLDLRGWDIYHALIDAFLRFSGEILGSLADSWNAGIVLQCLAIGGLIALVSKMGGAKAIADALVKRARTPRSSQFVTWLMGLFIFFDDYANSLTVGPIMRPVTDRMKVSREKLAFIIDATAAPIAGIALISTWVAYEVGLIRDGYQMIPIDANAYGVFVETIPFRFYNIFILVFIIFTIWFMREFGPMHKAEVRARTEGKVIADDATPMAAEESSSLEPVPGVKLSIWNAIIPIGTLIVTAFLGFYFNGYGAIDDPALLKSIQTSPLSFASMRDCFGASDASVVLFQAALIASMVAIGMAVVKKILPVKEAIETWVTGVKSMNITAVILLLAWSLSGVIKELGTATYLVNVLSDTLPAFLLPSIIFILGSIISFATGTSYGTMGILMPLAIPLAYALQADPNYVILNIGSVLTGAIFGDHCSPISDTTILSSMGSACDHIDHVKTQLAYACTVALIAIVAGYIPAGLGMPVYITLPVGIAITGLAVRFLGKKVPA
- a CDS encoding GNAT family N-acetyltransferase, whose translation is MQIIPFCDHDTDSIVDLITTIQINEFGVQTSADQQPDLRTISDFYQQGVGNFWLAFEGDELVGTIALLDTGDGVCALRKMFVKKEYRGKKYGVAAALMQILIDWSRDKGVREIYLGTVDVYHAAHRFYEKNEFVEITKAQLPERVPVMCVDVKYYRYSF